The segment ATTCTTTATCATCAGCTTTGACCAAAAAGCCATCAAGACCACCGCGGTGCTCAACAGAACGCAAGGCACTTGCTGAAACACGCAAGCGATAACTTTGCTGTAACACTTCTGAAATCAATGTCACATTGCAAAGATTTGGTAAAAAACGACGACGTGTTTTATTGTTCGCATGGCTAACATTGTTACCATAAAGAACTGTTTTTCCTGTCAATTCGCAGGCACGAGACATAAACTTCACCTTTAAACTCTAAGAAACTGTAAAATCTCAATACCCGAAAAAAGAACAACGCAAAAAGTTCCCTCAAACGGGCATTATTGAGAAAGTATGTTTCTAATAGGGTGTCAACAACAAAA is part of the Bartonella machadoae genome and harbors:
- the rpmB gene encoding 50S ribosomal protein L28, translating into MSRACELTGKTVLYGNNVSHANNKTRRRFLPNLCNVTLISEVLQQSYRLRVSASALRSVEHRGGLDGFLVKADDKELSQRARLLKRQIIKKKAENKAEQAA